A stretch of the Uranotaenia lowii strain MFRU-FL chromosome 3, ASM2978415v1, whole genome shotgun sequence genome encodes the following:
- the LOC129755976 gene encoding zinc finger protein ZFP2-like yields MATVFQDSWTLDDPFSVWVQRVENKPNYAACSFCEYEFALSNMGRQALVSHAKSKRHIQSVAYPPKISTPSFETNFIEAALMDSLRNVAEPMPVPKQRGRKKTIVTLDSIKKELSFECELCKKRFRKRADYFQHKQTHGEPLPCDMCSEVFFKPWDLNKHKAEKHNDAVVRECEVCSKTFIENWKLMRHMRTHTGEKNFECEECGKQFTESGNLTKHIKQVHSKDRPFVCEICDKSFPQKKDLQGHMLTHAEKRFSCKVCEIKFSLRSERSSHMRECHPSEAYPKEKAGKALTCSTCGEVFHAITKFSNHMLLHGERVMHCTACPKKFHTYARLQKHMRAHRAEEHSKCSICDKTFSQECNLKRHISGMHMKDGRYFCMCCPLMFDFPEELRAHREANHLNELEYKCTICEKAFATNQSFAIHKKRHAENPEHHLRQFVSEESLKLVKGSKLKIRKQVKRKPRVNKKSQQTEVLDSKLPIKKQIKRKPRVNKKLQKLKASNSNQDDLLVPLKGKRGRPRKIRPGAESEAKEDSRTPRIEETSGIATEVKHEPTESDVSSPVLEKPNAGITTAESLVSDIKIEAVQIN; encoded by the exons ATGGCGACAGTATTTCAAGACTCGTGGACGCTCGATGATCCGTTCAGTGTTTGGGTCCAGCGGGTGGAAAACAAACCAAACTATGCAGCATGCTCGTTCTGCGAATATGAATTCGCACTGAGTAACATGGGGAGACAAGCGCTCGTTAGCCATGCTAAGTCGAAGAGACACATTCAGAGTGTAG CATACCCTCCGAAGATTTCAACGCCTTCGTTTGAGACGAACTTTATCGAAGCTGCGCTCATGGACTCGCTGAGAAACGTTGCGGAGCCAATGCCGGTTCCAAAACAGCGAGGTCGGAAGAAAACAATCGTTACGCTGGATTCCATTAAAAAAGAGCTCTCCTTCGAGTGTGAGTTGTGCAAAAAGCGGTTCCGAAAACGGGCAGATTATTTTCAGCACAAACAGACCCACGGGGAACCGTTACCATGTGATATGTGTAGCGAGGTTTTCTTCAAG CCATGGGATTTGAACAAACATAAAGCCGAGAAGCATAATGACGCAGTCGTTCGCGAATGTGAAGTTTGTAGTAAAACGTTTATAGAAAATTGGAAACTGATGCGGCACATGCGGACTCATActggcgagaaaaatttcgaatgTGAAGAGTGtg GAAAACAATTTACTGAGAGTGGAAATCTAACGAAACATATAAAACAAGTACACTCAAAAGATCGGCCTTTCGTATGTGAGATATGCGACAAAAGTTTTCCACAAAAGAAAGATCTACAAGGACACATGCTAACTCACGCGGAAAAGCGGTTTTCGTGTAAAGTTTGCGAGATAAAGTTTAGTCTAAGGAGCGAACGGTCTAGCCATATGCGGGAGTGTCATCCTAGTGAAGCCTATCCCAAGGAAAAAGCCGGAAAAGCCCTTACCTGTTCAACGTGTGGTGAGGTATTTCATGCGATTACTAAATTTTCCAATCACATGCTGCTGCATGGAGAGCGTGTGATGCACTGTACTGCGTGTCCGAAAAAGTTTCACACCTACGCAAGACTTCAAAAGCATATGCGCGCCCATCGGGCTGAAGAACACTCAAA GTGTTCAATATGTGACAAAACATTTTCGCAAGAGTGCAATCTTAAAAGGCACATCAGTGGAATGCACATGAAAGATGGTCGCTACTTTTGCATGTGTTGCCCGCTTATGTTCGATTTTCCCGAGGAACTGCGAGCGCATCGTGAAGCTAACCATCTCAATGAGCTGGAATACAAATGTACCATCTGCGAGAAGGCATTTGCAACGAACCAGAGTTTTGCTATTCACAAAAAGCGGCATGCTGAAAATCCTGAGCACCATCTAAGGCAGTTTGTCAGTGAGGAGTCCCTTAAGCTTGTAAAGGGTTCTAAGctgaaaattagaaaacaaGTAAAGAGAAAACCTAGAGtgaacaaaaaatcacaacaaacagaAGTTTTAGATTCCAAACTGCCAATTAAGAAGCAAATCAAAAGAAAACCTAGAGTCAATAAGAAGCTACAAAAACTGAAGGCTTCAAATTCCAACCAAGATGATTTGCTGGTGCCTCTGAAAGGTAAAAGAGGTCGGCCACGTAAAATTCGACCCGGTGCAGAAAGTGAGGCCAAAGAAGACAGTAGAACGCCTAGAATCGAAGAAACTTCAGGAATTGCTACCGAGGTTAAGCATGAACCAACTGAAAGTGATGTCAGTTCTCCAGTACTGGAAAAGCCAAATGCTGGAATCACCACAGCTGAAAGCTTAGTCAGCGATATCAAAATCGAAGCGGTTCAGATCAATTGA
- the LOC129751606 gene encoding uncharacterized protein LOC129751606 produces MAGHNLDDNRQRSSDVECDRSLEFAKMFLSEALVRGLTRNSFIHPSPIQARAIPLGRLGLDLLVQAKSGTGKTLVFSVLIVETHNPDCTFPQALILVPTREIAVQIEKVLNKIAYSVPNFKARSFIGGMDISQDRKNLQGCSTVVGTPGRINHLIKTNVLNTRMIKLLVLDEADSLISGTLKPELNQIITALPKERQTIVCSATYYKNRDKDLLRYMNDKYIGVTPKKEAPILHGIRQFVRELPEAKDNIKETMGKIEELNRILKKVPYSQCLIFANTQTKAETYGSYLNRAGWPTEVIRGGMEQRVRLKTVENLREFRCRILTATDVISRGIDAENVNLVINVDVPKDNSIYLHRIGRGGRFGTQAIAITLISSGKDMEKFRKILNDIGGTDMFVYHLPSEKVEEIWNFEEYGDKYGKLYASKLEQQIRDSGADRAFLEAIEEVDSKTELDRKSNEMLTDSLDEIKAVDSTPDADSIEQMADKKAIEKPGSDDEGKEEEVERIICLSNPDIIEGANILDSTSEKLPEETIGSADKGSNDKPNLAEELDETRQTIPDSTVAEPKSTSSESVDQMFMAAMEEVRSEFTEQDKNEIDTVDHKVAEAINQLTFDEPETTSQEVNAEKSLGNIKSQESVDEVILAAIEQLEFEDSSDKKPAENGAIDTDAMFLAAMEQIDLEDANEEDIVPQVKEPESPSPDLSCSTPESCYTTDSSFSSNATKKVEVGSNFTTPNSRVHEIRGAAPPHQVSSSTSDTSSEVSHLSDPIVPAEQNCMPLEVNNDALFAKIMEQKELEADHQHRPFQFSIDGCSLEVHDDPLSERDINSRKGSVPDVVPSGITMDPSRLQNRPPSSMEGGEITFEFNSNTCGSNHGSVFEHDEEEEEEVHVQPDQRTKRIRFQQDDHSLEHQPSPDSSQQQLQPPAMAGDQDLPPANPEADDASSYSSEYDSESSNSSFVDPREWEAELEQNPESVAASSSTHGRVKAKTNKRTKNATNRYHRMYATWTDHYWNQMTMIRDYARFAVYSGRQDD; encoded by the exons ATGGCCGGCCACAATCTGGACGACAACCGTCAGCGGAGCTCGGATGTTGAGTGCGATCGGAGCCTGGAATTCGCCAAAATGTTCCTGTCGGAGGCGCTGGTCCGGGGGCTGACCCGGAACTCGTTCATCCATCCGTCGCCGATCCAAGCACGTGCTATTCCGCTCGGGCGACTTGGGCTGG ATCTGCTGGTCCAAGCCAAATCCGGCACCGGGAAAACGTTGGTATTCTCGGTGCTGATCGTCGAGACCCACAATCCGGACTGTACCTTTCCGCAGGCGCTGATACTGGTTCCCACCCGGGAGATTGCCGTCCAGATCGAGAAGGTACTGAACAAAATTGCCTACTCGGTGCCAAACTTCAAGGCTCGCAGCTTCATCGGCGGTATGGACATCAGCCAGGATCGCAAAAATTTGCAAGGTTGTTCAACGGTCGTGGGAACTCCCGGTAGGATTAATCACCTGATCAAGACTAACGTTCTGAACACCCGGATGATCAAGCTACTGGTGCTGGACGAAGCCGATTCGCTCATATCGGGCACTTTGAAGCCCGAATTAAATCAGATTATCACGGCCTTGCCAAAGGAGAGACAGACTATCGTATGCAGTGCGACATACTATAAGAATCGGGACAAAGATTTGTTGCGATACATGAACGATAAGTATATTGGGGTGACGCCAAAAAAGGAAGCTCCAATTTTGCACGGTATCAGACAATTCGTACGGGAGCTCCCGGAAGCCAAGGACAATATCAAAGAGACGATGGGAAAAATTGAGGAGCTGAAtcggatattgaaaaaagttcccTACAGCCAATGTTTGATTTTCGCAAACACCCAAACCAAAGCAGAAACCTACGGTAGCTACTTGAACCGAGCTGGTTGGCCAACGGAGGTTATTCGCGGTGGAATGGAACAGCGCGTTCgtttgaaaacggttgaaaactTGAGAGAGTTCCGGTGCCGAATTTTGACGGCTACGGATGTCATCTCTCGGGGAATCGATGCAGAGAATGTTAATCTGGTCATCAATGTGGATGTTCCCAAAGACAATTCCATTTATCTCCATCGCATTGGACGCGGTGGACGCTTCGGCACCCAAGCCATTGCCATCACATTAATTTCATCGGGAAAAGATAtggaaaaattcagaaaaatcttGAATGACATCGGTGGAACCGATATGTTCGTTTATCACTTACCATCGGAAAAGGTGGAAGAAATATGGAATTTTGAAGAATATGGCGATAAATATGGCAAGTTGTACGCATCCAAATTAGAGCAGCAAATTCGAGACTCTGGAGCTGATCGAGCTTTTCTGGAAGCGATAGAGGAAGTTGATTCCAAAACCGAGCTGGACCGGAAGTCCAATGAAATGCTGACAGATAGTCTTGATGAGATAAAAGCGGTTGACTCGACACCGGATGCTGATTCAATTGAACAAATGGCCGACAAAAAGGCAATCGAAAAACCAGGATCTGACGACGAAGGCAAAGAGGAAGAGGTCGAAAGGATAATATGCCTCAGTAATCCGGATATAATTGAAGGAGCGAATATTTTGGATTCTACTAGTGAAAAGCTTCCTGAAGAAACCATTGGCAGCGCAGACAAAGGTTCGAATGATAAACCAAATCTTGCCGAAGAACTGGACGAAACCAGACAAACCATTCCAGATAGCACGGTTGCAGAACCGAAATCCACTAGCTCCGAGAGCGTTGATCAAATGTTTATGGCTGCGATGGAAGAAGTTCGGTCGGAATTTACTGaacaagacaaaaatgagaTCGACACTGTGGATCATAAAGTTGCAGAAGCAATAAACCAGCTCACATTCGATGAGCCTGAGACTACATCACAAGAGGTGAACGCTGAGAAATCTTTGGGAAATATTAAATCACAGGAATCTGTTGATGAAGTGATCCTGGCAGCGATTGAACAGTTGGAGTTTGAG GACTCTTCTGACAAAAAACCCGCTGAAAACGGTGCAATCGATACGGATGCCATGTTCCTCGCAGCCATGGAACAAATCGATTTGGAAGACGCCAACGAGGAAGATATCGTACCGCAAGTAAAGGAACCGGAATCCCCATCACCGGATCTCAGTTGTTCAACGCCGGAGTCATGCTACACGACTGACAGCTCGTTTAGCTCAAACGCGACTAAAAAGGTGGAAGTCGGATCGAACTTCACGACTCCGAATTCACGGGTTCATGAGATCCGAGGAGCCGCGCCGCCCCATCAAGTGAGTTCATCAACATCGGATACCTCCTCGGAGGTAAGTCATCTGTCCGATCCGATTGTCCCAGCCGAACAGAATTGTATGCCGTTGGAAGTAAATAACGATGCTCTGTTTGCCAAAATCATGGAACAGAAGGAACTTGAAGCCGATCATCAGCATCGACCGTTCCAATTCTCGATCGACGGTTGTAGTTTGGAGGTTCACGATGATCCACTCAGTGAAAGGGACATCAATTCCCGCAAAGGCTCCGTGCCAGACGTGGTTCCCAGTGGAATAACCATGGATCCTTCGCGGCTTCAGAATCGTCCACCATCGTCTATGGAAGGAGGCGAAATCACATTCGAATTTAATTCAAACACATGTGGCTCCAACCATGGTTCTGTTTTCGAACACGACGAAGAAGAGGAGGAAGAAGTCCACGTCCAACCGGATCAAAGGACCAAACGAATTCGTTTCCAGCAGGATGATCACTCCCTTGAACACCAACCTTCACCGGACTCCTCGCAGCAACAGTTGCAACCACCAGCTATGGCTGGTGATCAAGACTTACCGCCGGCCAATCCGGAAGCCGATGATGCTAGTTCCTATTCGTCCGAATACGACAGCGAATCTTCCAACAGCTCCTTTGTTGACCCGCGCGAATGGGAGGCTGAACTGGAACAAAACCCGGAATCGGTGGCCGCTTCTTCATCCACCCATGGCCGCGTGAAAGCAAAAACCAACAAACGCACCAAAAATGCCACCAACCGGTACCATAGGATGTATGCCACCTGGACCGATCACTACTGGAACCAGATGACAATGATCCGAGACTACGCCCGGTTTGCAGTTTACAGTGGTCGACAAGACGACTAG
- the LOC129756108 gene encoding D-glucuronyl C5-epimerase B isoform X1, with product MTSTIRNGFSAPAHHKTRFFVIMMRLNLKVLLICLCFAVFLITFTMWTNCGGDLPFARGLVPKWNRRYEGAENPQELTEEIDCVINQEFTIGCRREGDEVYLPFAFLSKYFEVYGSLNTVDGVKRFDWSHSYGKVNNPKGTYDPKGIFMYFENYNVEMRDRVKCISANEGVPISTQWESQGYFYATQIAQFGLSHYSKNLTEPEPRRKVVEDGDKALAEWRVPKNSSLSRAYVKEKDSMVTHFSTGKHFDSAITLPMDHVLDLVLSVNILLRPNSSFTVTLQNRETQKLYNVIYILADLMISVQDDNIYYGLGSNSTSVWRRLSRDLFVDLQKGLPQYINTEKRRKMRRTELKVVEISFLGNGSFDNLTLSTSEHIHHFYDAAEWLIRHQDQSTGGWPIPVRRKLGAGFGELSRGWYSAMSQGHAISLLARAYYHSHGDRRYLKAALDGLKLFRIPSYQGGVLATFLGKYAWYEEYPTTPPSFVLNGFIYSLLGLYDLNSTAPANHSHEAAALFEQGMLSLKKMLLLFDTGSGTSYDLRHFTLGIAPNLARWDYHATHVNQLLLLATIDSDPIIYQTAERWKNYMLGKRAQHN from the exons ATGACCTCGACAATTCGAAACGGTTTCAGCGCTCCAGCTCATCATAAA ACAAGATTTTTTGTGATCATGATGCGACTCAACCTGAAGGTGCTGCTAATATGTCTGTGCTTCGCGGTATTCTTGATCACGTTCACCATGTGGACAAACTGCGGGGGTGATCTGCCCTTTGCCCGAGGCCTGGTACCCAAGTGGAACCGTCGCTACGAAGGAG cagAGAATCCTCAGGAGCTGACGGAAGAGATCGATTGTGTTATCAATCAGGAATTCACAATCGGTTGCCGCAGGGAGGGCGATGAAGTCTATCTGCCGTTCGCCTTTCTGAGCAAATATTTTGAGGTTTACGGATCGCTCAACACCGTGGATGGTGTGAAACGATTCGACTGGTCTCATAGCTACGGAAAGGTGAATAACCCTAAGGGCACCTACGATCCCAAAGGAATATTCATGTACTTCGAGAACTACAATGTGGAGATGCGGGACCGGGTCAAGTGTATTAGCGCCAATGAAGGGGTCCCGATTTCGACGCAGTGGGAAAGTCAGGGTTATTTCTACGCTACGCAGATTGCTCAGTTTGGATTGTCGCACTATAGCAAGAACTTGACGGAACCGGAACCACGGCGAAAGGTGGTTGAAGATGGGGACAAAGCATTGGCAGAATGGCGTGTTCCTAAGAACAGCTCGCTGAGCAGAGCTTATGTGAAGGAAAAGGACTCGATGGTTACCCACTTTTCGACCGGGAAGCACTTTGATAGTGCCATAACGTTACCAATGGATCACGTGTTGGATTTGGTGCTGAGTGTTAATATTCTGCTGAGACCAAACTCGAGTTTCACGGTAACATTGCAGAATCGAGAAACACAAAAGCTGTACAATGTAATTTACATCTTGGCGGATCTGATGATAAGCGTTCAGGATGACAATATTTACTATGGGCTGGGATCGAATAGTACGTCTGTATGGCGTAGATTATCGAGAGATTTGTTTGTCGATCTACAGAAGGGTTTGCCCCAATACATCAACACAGAGAAGCGACGCAAAATGCGTCGAACCGAGCTAAAAGTTGTTGAAATTTCGTTTCTCGGAAACGGAAGCTTTGATAATCTAACGCTATCGACTAGCGAACATATACATCACTTCTACGATGCTGCAGAGTGGTTGATAAGGCATCAGGACCAAAGCACTGGAGGCTGGCCGATTCCGGTGCGACGGAAGTTGGGAGCTGGTTTCGGAGAACTTTCTCGAGGCTGGTATTCGGCCATGTCTCAGGGGCATGCCATTTCACTACTAGCCCGAGCTTACTATCACTCTCATGGAGATCGGCGGTATTTGAAGGCCGCACTGGACGGGCTGAAGTTGTTCCGGATACCTTCCTATCAGGGTGGAGTGCTGGCCACTTTCCTGGGCAAGTACGCCTGGTACGAAGAATACCCGACGACGCCGCCCTCGTTTGTGCTGAATGGATTCATCTATTCGCTGCTGGGGTTGTACGATCTAAACTCAACAGCTCCAGCTAACCATTCGCACGAAGCAGCCGCACTCTTCGAGCAGGGCATGCTTTCGCTGAAGaagatgctgctgctgttcgATACAGGGTCTGGAACAAGCTACGATTTGAGGCACTTCACATTGG gTATTGCGCCTAATCTAGCTCGATGGGACTACCATGCGACACACGTCAATCAGCTTTTGTTGCTGGCCACGATCGATTCCGATCCGATCATCTATCAAACGGCGGAGCGGTGGAAGAACTACATGCTTGGTAAAAGGGCccaacataattaa
- the LOC129756108 gene encoding D-glucuronyl C5-epimerase B isoform X2: MTSTIRNGFSAPAHHKTRFFVIMMRLNLKVLLICLCFAVFLITFTMWTNCGGDLPFARGLVPKWNRRYEGENPQELTEEIDCVINQEFTIGCRREGDEVYLPFAFLSKYFEVYGSLNTVDGVKRFDWSHSYGKVNNPKGTYDPKGIFMYFENYNVEMRDRVKCISANEGVPISTQWESQGYFYATQIAQFGLSHYSKNLTEPEPRRKVVEDGDKALAEWRVPKNSSLSRAYVKEKDSMVTHFSTGKHFDSAITLPMDHVLDLVLSVNILLRPNSSFTVTLQNRETQKLYNVIYILADLMISVQDDNIYYGLGSNSTSVWRRLSRDLFVDLQKGLPQYINTEKRRKMRRTELKVVEISFLGNGSFDNLTLSTSEHIHHFYDAAEWLIRHQDQSTGGWPIPVRRKLGAGFGELSRGWYSAMSQGHAISLLARAYYHSHGDRRYLKAALDGLKLFRIPSYQGGVLATFLGKYAWYEEYPTTPPSFVLNGFIYSLLGLYDLNSTAPANHSHEAAALFEQGMLSLKKMLLLFDTGSGTSYDLRHFTLGIAPNLARWDYHATHVNQLLLLATIDSDPIIYQTAERWKNYMLGKRAQHN, encoded by the exons ATGACCTCGACAATTCGAAACGGTTTCAGCGCTCCAGCTCATCATAAA ACAAGATTTTTTGTGATCATGATGCGACTCAACCTGAAGGTGCTGCTAATATGTCTGTGCTTCGCGGTATTCTTGATCACGTTCACCATGTGGACAAACTGCGGGGGTGATCTGCCCTTTGCCCGAGGCCTGGTACCCAAGTGGAACCGTCGCTACGAAGGAG AGAATCCTCAGGAGCTGACGGAAGAGATCGATTGTGTTATCAATCAGGAATTCACAATCGGTTGCCGCAGGGAGGGCGATGAAGTCTATCTGCCGTTCGCCTTTCTGAGCAAATATTTTGAGGTTTACGGATCGCTCAACACCGTGGATGGTGTGAAACGATTCGACTGGTCTCATAGCTACGGAAAGGTGAATAACCCTAAGGGCACCTACGATCCCAAAGGAATATTCATGTACTTCGAGAACTACAATGTGGAGATGCGGGACCGGGTCAAGTGTATTAGCGCCAATGAAGGGGTCCCGATTTCGACGCAGTGGGAAAGTCAGGGTTATTTCTACGCTACGCAGATTGCTCAGTTTGGATTGTCGCACTATAGCAAGAACTTGACGGAACCGGAACCACGGCGAAAGGTGGTTGAAGATGGGGACAAAGCATTGGCAGAATGGCGTGTTCCTAAGAACAGCTCGCTGAGCAGAGCTTATGTGAAGGAAAAGGACTCGATGGTTACCCACTTTTCGACCGGGAAGCACTTTGATAGTGCCATAACGTTACCAATGGATCACGTGTTGGATTTGGTGCTGAGTGTTAATATTCTGCTGAGACCAAACTCGAGTTTCACGGTAACATTGCAGAATCGAGAAACACAAAAGCTGTACAATGTAATTTACATCTTGGCGGATCTGATGATAAGCGTTCAGGATGACAATATTTACTATGGGCTGGGATCGAATAGTACGTCTGTATGGCGTAGATTATCGAGAGATTTGTTTGTCGATCTACAGAAGGGTTTGCCCCAATACATCAACACAGAGAAGCGACGCAAAATGCGTCGAACCGAGCTAAAAGTTGTTGAAATTTCGTTTCTCGGAAACGGAAGCTTTGATAATCTAACGCTATCGACTAGCGAACATATACATCACTTCTACGATGCTGCAGAGTGGTTGATAAGGCATCAGGACCAAAGCACTGGAGGCTGGCCGATTCCGGTGCGACGGAAGTTGGGAGCTGGTTTCGGAGAACTTTCTCGAGGCTGGTATTCGGCCATGTCTCAGGGGCATGCCATTTCACTACTAGCCCGAGCTTACTATCACTCTCATGGAGATCGGCGGTATTTGAAGGCCGCACTGGACGGGCTGAAGTTGTTCCGGATACCTTCCTATCAGGGTGGAGTGCTGGCCACTTTCCTGGGCAAGTACGCCTGGTACGAAGAATACCCGACGACGCCGCCCTCGTTTGTGCTGAATGGATTCATCTATTCGCTGCTGGGGTTGTACGATCTAAACTCAACAGCTCCAGCTAACCATTCGCACGAAGCAGCCGCACTCTTCGAGCAGGGCATGCTTTCGCTGAAGaagatgctgctgctgttcgATACAGGGTCTGGAACAAGCTACGATTTGAGGCACTTCACATTGG gTATTGCGCCTAATCTAGCTCGATGGGACTACCATGCGACACACGTCAATCAGCTTTTGTTGCTGGCCACGATCGATTCCGATCCGATCATCTATCAAACGGCGGAGCGGTGGAAGAACTACATGCTTGGTAAAAGGGCccaacataattaa